One genomic window of Geodermatophilus sp. DSM 44513 includes the following:
- a CDS encoding LysM peptidoglycan-binding domain-containing protein: MDVRQAVLEFDAAVQVPWRPLLGSGDARCAPARAVGAPGPARSPAGSVLPGSGPRVAGHLRPVPDRPGVPGPRAAVTAPARGAGRSPAVGSVPPGPHRVRPGGRAVTSGVGSAGAVRGGCVPSGGARLRLTGRGRALVRALVLSGAVAFGAWVAPVVGGHPGGELRLAGGDSVVVGEGDTVWSIAGELAGGTGDVRAVVDAIEELNDLEGSVVVPGQVLAVP; this comes from the coding sequence GTGGACGTGCGTCAGGCCGTGCTGGAGTTCGACGCGGCGGTGCAGGTGCCGTGGCGGCCGCTGCTGGGGTCGGGGGACGCGCGGTGCGCACCCGCCCGGGCGGTCGGGGCACCCGGACCGGCGCGGTCGCCGGCCGGGTCGGTCCTCCCGGGCAGCGGCCCGCGGGTCGCCGGGCACCTGCGGCCGGTCCCCGACCGGCCGGGTGTCCCGGGGCCCCGCGCCGCGGTCACGGCTCCCGCCCGCGGGGCCGGCCGGTCACCGGCCGTCGGCAGCGTCCCGCCGGGTCCGCACCGGGTCCGGCCGGGGGGACGGGCCGTGACGTCGGGGGTGGGGTCCGCGGGCGCCGTCCGCGGCGGGTGCGTCCCCTCCGGCGGGGCACGTCTGCGGCTGACCGGGCGCGGGCGGGCGCTGGTGCGCGCCCTGGTCCTGTCCGGCGCGGTCGCGTTCGGCGCCTGGGTCGCGCCGGTCGTCGGGGGTCACCCCGGTGGGGAGCTGCGGCTGGCCGGTGGGGACAGCGTCGTGGTGGGGGAGGGGGACACCGTGTGGTCGATCGCCGGGGAGCTCGCCGGCGGGACCGGGGACGTGCGTGCCGTGGTCGACGCGATCGAGGAGCTCAACGACCTCGAGGGCTCGGTCGTCGTCCCCGGCCAGGTCCTCGCGGTGCCCTGA
- the lexA gene encoding transcriptional repressor LexA, whose translation MAGSRGTSGSGARGGDGPPRRASESRTGAAAGAPGTAGTASVRTFPDRGEAGDGLTQRQRRVLEVIRDSIERRGYPPSVREIGEAVGLSSASSVAHQLSVLQKKGWLRRDPNRPRALDVRLPGEVPGAPAPTAATAGGADEAPTPTYVPLVGRIAAGGPVLAEQAVEDVFPLPRELVGEGTLFMLRVSGDSMVEAAICDGDWVVVRQQPTAENGEIVAAMIDGEATVKTYKRRDGHVWLLPHNPAYEPIPGDDATVLGRVVTVLRRV comes from the coding sequence GTGGCGGGCAGCAGGGGGACGTCGGGCAGTGGGGCCCGGGGAGGCGACGGCCCGCCGCGGCGGGCGTCGGAGAGCCGGACCGGCGCGGCCGCCGGTGCGCCCGGGACGGCCGGGACCGCGTCGGTGCGCACCTTCCCCGACCGCGGCGAGGCCGGCGACGGGCTCACCCAGCGGCAGCGGCGCGTCCTCGAGGTGATCCGCGACTCGATCGAGCGACGCGGCTACCCGCCGTCGGTGCGCGAGATCGGCGAGGCCGTCGGGCTCTCGTCGGCCTCCTCGGTGGCCCACCAGCTGAGCGTGCTGCAGAAGAAGGGCTGGCTGCGCCGCGACCCCAACCGGCCGCGGGCGCTGGACGTCCGGCTGCCCGGCGAGGTCCCCGGCGCGCCGGCACCGACCGCCGCGACGGCCGGCGGCGCCGACGAGGCCCCCACCCCGACCTACGTCCCGCTGGTCGGCCGGATCGCCGCCGGTGGCCCGGTGCTCGCGGAGCAGGCCGTCGAGGACGTCTTCCCGCTGCCCCGCGAGCTGGTCGGCGAGGGCACCCTGTTCATGCTCCGGGTCAGCGGTGACTCGATGGTCGAGGCGGCCATCTGCGACGGCGACTGGGTGGTCGTGCGCCAGCAGCCGACGGCGGAGAACGGCGAGATCGTCGCCGCCATGATCGACGGCGAGGCGACGGTGAAGACGTACAAGCGGCGCGACGGGCACGTGTGGCTGCTGCCGCACAACCCGGCGTACGAGCCCATCCCCGGCGACGACGCCACCGTCCTGGGCCGCGTGGTCACGGTGCTGCGCCGGGTCTGA
- a CDS encoding enoyl-CoA hydratase/isomerase family protein yields MTATVPDLGSGVHLRYETPHIAVLTLDSEPANTFSWESRRSFMRALDILDADEDVRCLVITGKGRAFTAGAQLREDQSMTDEQLTDYLAEFGRVLNGVQDFRAPVIAAINGATVGGGLEFALCSDIRIASTEAFFVAAGVNVGLIVSFWRLPRVVGLGAAKEILLTGARYTAEQALNWGLVTEVHEPADLMPAALAKAQRIATRAPLSVEVTKSAVTQAIEMDFAEGQALQTQRFLEMFRTDDHQEALRAFFEKRDGDYRRR; encoded by the coding sequence ATGACCGCCACCGTCCCGGATCTCGGCAGTGGAGTGCACCTGCGGTACGAGACCCCGCACATCGCCGTACTGACGCTCGACAGCGAGCCGGCCAACACCTTCAGCTGGGAGAGCCGGCGGTCGTTCATGCGGGCGCTGGACATCCTGGACGCCGACGAGGACGTCCGCTGCCTGGTCATCACCGGGAAGGGCCGGGCGTTCACGGCCGGTGCTCAGCTGCGCGAGGACCAGTCGATGACCGACGAGCAGCTCACCGACTACCTGGCCGAGTTCGGCAGGGTGCTCAACGGCGTCCAGGACTTCCGTGCGCCGGTCATCGCAGCGATCAACGGCGCCACGGTGGGTGGAGGCCTGGAGTTCGCTCTCTGCAGTGACATCCGGATCGCCTCGACCGAGGCCTTCTTCGTCGCCGCCGGGGTCAACGTCGGGCTCATCGTGAGCTTCTGGCGGCTGCCACGAGTGGTGGGCCTCGGCGCGGCCAAGGAGATCCTGCTGACCGGGGCGCGCTACACCGCAGAGCAGGCACTCAACTGGGGACTGGTCACCGAAGTGCACGAACCGGCGGACCTGATGCCGGCCGCGCTGGCCAAGGCCCAGCGGATCGCGACGCGGGCCCCGTTGTCGGTCGAGGTGACGAAATCCGCGGTGACGCAGGCCATCGAGATGGACTTCGCGGAGGGGCAGGCGCTGCAGACCCAACGCTTCCTGGAGATGTTCCGCACCGACGACCACCAGGAGGCGCTACGGGCCTTCTTCGAGAAGCGGGACGGCGACTATAGGCGCCGATGA
- a CDS encoding ABC transporter permease — translation MAVSTPAVPAASGTDAAGTAPSHRRGGPPAGGRRGTAWFDRGMRLVWAVAVLALIGYPIAQVFGQSFVADDGGFTFGNYALLGQEPDLVRAILNSLWIAAGTVVGSLLLGLPVAWLAVRTDMPLRRFFRGSAVLTFAAPSFIAALGWILLLGPRNGLLNTALMGLFGLEEAPFDIFTPWGIVFVLSLFLYPLVFLPVSAALEGIDPALEQAAASLGASRWRVLRTVTFPVIAPALIAGSILVFVSAAVIFGPVAILGAPVGFQTIPTVLLSLMQFPPRIEAAAVISVPILVIIAGLLVLQRWLTGGKRFTVIGGKPGQQDVTRLGAGGRALGLTFCSAVVLLSIVLPFGVLLVTSFREALGRPLGWDNFTLTGNYEQVFGRPLITAAMGNSFVLAVGGTVLALAVALLAAWLAHRTRAHSNALIAPVMAAPLAFPGAVLGIGLIIAYAGTPFGLGGTLTILLIAYAGSALPLSYAYVHAGMGQIGAEVEEASRSLGASWVRTWRRITVPLLRPSLLAAGLLNFVLLFRELEMSVFLYTGANPTVATVLYNLASESLYQRVGALSVVILLINIVVTVIAMRLLDSRPGESPSRRRRRSPSVALNTPPEEAA, via the coding sequence ATGGCGGTGAGCACCCCTGCCGTCCCCGCCGCGTCCGGCACGGACGCGGCGGGGACGGCTCCCTCGCACCGGCGGGGCGGGCCCCCCGCCGGCGGCCGCCGCGGCACGGCGTGGTTCGACCGCGGCATGCGACTGGTCTGGGCGGTGGCTGTCCTGGCGTTGATCGGTTACCCGATCGCCCAGGTCTTCGGCCAGAGCTTCGTCGCCGATGACGGCGGGTTCACGTTCGGGAACTACGCGCTGCTCGGTCAGGAACCCGACCTGGTGCGGGCCATCCTGAACTCGCTGTGGATCGCCGCCGGCACGGTGGTGGGCAGCCTCCTGCTGGGCCTGCCCGTGGCATGGCTGGCCGTGCGCACGGACATGCCGCTGCGGCGCTTCTTCCGCGGCAGCGCCGTCCTCACGTTCGCCGCGCCGAGCTTCATCGCCGCGCTCGGGTGGATCCTGCTGCTGGGGCCCCGCAACGGCTTGCTCAACACGGCGCTGATGGGTCTGTTCGGCCTGGAGGAGGCCCCGTTCGACATCTTCACGCCGTGGGGGATCGTCTTCGTCCTCTCGCTCTTCCTGTACCCGCTGGTGTTCCTGCCGGTGTCGGCGGCGCTGGAGGGCATCGATCCGGCCCTGGAGCAGGCGGCTGCCAGCCTGGGCGCGTCGCGCTGGCGGGTGCTGCGCACGGTCACGTTCCCGGTGATCGCGCCGGCGCTCATCGCCGGCTCCATCCTGGTGTTCGTCAGCGCGGCGGTCATCTTCGGTCCGGTGGCCATCCTGGGTGCGCCCGTGGGGTTCCAGACGATCCCCACGGTGCTGTTGAGCCTGATGCAGTTCCCGCCCCGCATCGAGGCGGCCGCGGTCATCTCCGTGCCGATCTTGGTGATCATCGCGGGCCTGCTCGTGCTGCAGCGCTGGCTGACCGGCGGCAAGCGGTTCACCGTCATCGGCGGCAAGCCCGGCCAGCAGGACGTCACCCGTCTCGGTGCTGGCGGTCGGGCGCTCGGGCTGACCTTCTGCTCGGCCGTCGTGCTGCTGAGCATCGTCCTGCCGTTCGGCGTGCTCCTGGTGACGTCCTTCCGCGAGGCCCTCGGGCGGCCGCTCGGCTGGGACAACTTCACCCTCACCGGGAACTACGAGCAAGTGTTCGGCCGCCCCCTGATCACGGCTGCCATGGGGAACAGCTTCGTGCTCGCGGTGGGCGGGACCGTGCTGGCGCTCGCCGTGGCGCTCCTGGCCGCATGGCTGGCGCACCGGACGCGGGCGCACAGCAACGCCCTGATCGCCCCGGTGATGGCGGCACCGCTGGCCTTCCCCGGTGCCGTGCTCGGAATCGGCTTGATCATCGCCTACGCCGGCACGCCGTTCGGGCTCGGCGGCACGCTCACCATCCTGCTCATCGCCTACGCCGGCAGCGCCCTGCCCTTGTCCTACGCCTACGTGCACGCCGGCATGGGCCAGATCGGCGCAGAGGTCGAGGAGGCGTCGCGGAGCCTCGGTGCGTCGTGGGTGCGCACCTGGCGCCGGATCACGGTGCCCCTGCTCCGACCGTCCCTGCTGGCGGCGGGGCTGCTCAACTTCGTCCTGCTGTTCCGCGAGCTGGAGATGTCGGTGTTCCTCTACACCGGTGCCAACCCGACGGTCGCGACCGTCCTCTACAACCTCGCCAGCGAGTCGCTCTACCAGCGCGTCGGTGCGCTCTCGGTTGTGATCCTGCTGATCAACATCGTGGTCACCGTGATCGCGATGCGGCTGCTGGACAGCAGACCCGGCGAGTCGCCGTCCCGGCGTCGCCGCCGTTCCCCGTCCGTCGCCCTCAACACACCCCCGGAGGAAGCCGCATGA
- a CDS encoding extracellular solute-binding protein, with protein MPLSRRLFTCLAVPTAAVLVSACGNGSTGAAATAGDGGATTCEGISEELVAAAQEEGGAVVYGGGHTRPGLELLQQKVQEEFGLDITFTREDSGAIANSISAELASGSLNADVVSLTDPATMQQWADEGVIADAEVPNADDIIEGLDDPATPQVPYSLVPLGIMYNSATTDAADLPTTWTELAAEYPGAIVTSDPGASGTALAHYTMLTELHGEEWLQQLSERQVAVTESSLALAQLVLTGEADLGIPAIESAVIGAAQEGEPLAIAYMEDGVPTFTSELAMLADAPHPNAAQLVVQYHLCEDFQAALAEQGGRSVLVDGPQPPEAADLSDATLLTTNLEEISTRGEDVTARFAELFNR; from the coding sequence ATGCCCCTGTCCCGTCGCCTGTTCACCTGTCTCGCCGTCCCGACCGCCGCCGTCCTCGTCAGCGCCTGTGGCAACGGTTCCACCGGCGCCGCGGCCACCGCCGGCGACGGGGGCGCGACCACGTGCGAGGGCATCAGCGAGGAACTCGTCGCCGCCGCGCAGGAGGAGGGGGGCGCCGTCGTCTACGGCGGCGGCCACACGCGGCCGGGGCTGGAACTGCTGCAGCAGAAGGTGCAGGAGGAGTTCGGCCTGGACATCACCTTCACCCGCGAGGACTCGGGCGCGATCGCCAACTCGATCTCCGCGGAGCTGGCCAGCGGTTCCCTGAACGCCGACGTGGTCAGCCTCACGGACCCGGCAACCATGCAGCAGTGGGCGGACGAGGGCGTCATCGCCGATGCCGAGGTGCCCAACGCCGACGACATCATCGAGGGGTTGGACGACCCGGCGACCCCGCAGGTGCCGTACAGCCTGGTGCCGCTGGGCATCATGTACAACTCCGCGACCACCGACGCTGCCGACCTGCCGACCACGTGGACGGAGCTGGCCGCCGAGTACCCGGGCGCGATCGTCACGTCCGACCCCGGCGCATCAGGAACCGCCCTCGCCCACTACACCATGCTCACCGAACTCCACGGCGAGGAGTGGCTCCAGCAGCTGTCCGAACGCCAGGTCGCCGTGACCGAGAGCAGCCTGGCCCTGGCGCAGCTCGTCCTCACCGGTGAGGCCGACCTCGGCATCCCGGCGATCGAGTCGGCCGTGATCGGCGCCGCCCAGGAGGGAGAGCCGCTGGCGATCGCCTACATGGAGGACGGCGTGCCGACGTTCACCTCCGAGCTCGCGATGCTCGCCGACGCCCCGCACCCCAATGCGGCCCAGCTGGTGGTCCAGTACCACCTCTGCGAGGACTTCCAGGCCGCGCTGGCCGAGCAGGGCGGGCGCAGTGTCCTCGTCGACGGCCCGCAGCCCCCGGAGGCCGCCGACCTCTCCGACGCCACCCTGCTGACCACCAACCTCGAGGAGATCTCGACCCGCGGGGAGGACGTCACCGCCCGGTTCGCGGAGCTCTTCAACCGATGA
- a CDS encoding ABC transporter ATP-binding protein — protein MTHLVLSGLTKSFGAAPVVDDVDLSIEEGEAVVLLGPSGCGKTTCLRMIAGFERPDSGEIRLRDRVLVGARVFVPPERRRMSVVFQSYALWPHLSVRENVGYGPTTAGAGRAEVRRRVDEALSMVQLDGMAERYAHQLSGGQQQRVALARALVNDPALLLLDEPLSNLDTRLREEMRSEIKRIHRSLGVTMVYVTHDQAEALSLADRLVVMHAGRIVQVGSPEEVYRRPRTSFVARALGATNLLPATVSGSPTGDVVPLLLPAGISATAPLPAGLPVQPGVEVAVSVRPGDLRLRPTAPGATDGGCVLEALFFGDHVQYSIALPGVAAPVKATGPSAGRFGIGDAVHLDVADDAAAIVAEPPVTVPDASRSAPPPAGRCAA, from the coding sequence GTGACTCACCTCGTGCTGTCCGGACTGACCAAGAGCTTCGGCGCTGCGCCGGTCGTGGACGACGTCGACCTCAGCATCGAGGAGGGGGAGGCCGTGGTCCTGCTCGGGCCCAGCGGCTGCGGCAAGACCACGTGCCTGCGGATGATCGCCGGCTTCGAGAGGCCCGACAGTGGGGAGATCCGGCTGCGCGACCGGGTCCTCGTCGGCGCCCGCGTCTTCGTGCCGCCGGAGCGCCGGCGGATGTCGGTGGTCTTCCAGAGCTACGCCCTGTGGCCGCACTTGAGCGTCCGGGAGAACGTCGGGTACGGCCCGACGACGGCCGGGGCCGGGCGTGCGGAGGTCCGGCGCCGCGTGGACGAGGCCCTGAGCATGGTCCAGCTCGACGGCATGGCCGAGCGCTACGCCCACCAGTTGTCCGGTGGACAGCAGCAGCGGGTGGCGCTGGCCCGCGCGCTGGTCAACGACCCGGCCCTGCTCCTGCTGGACGAGCCGCTGTCGAACCTCGACACCCGGCTCCGCGAGGAGATGCGGTCGGAGATCAAGCGGATCCACCGCTCCCTGGGCGTGACGATGGTCTACGTCACCCACGACCAGGCTGAAGCGCTGTCGCTGGCCGACCGGCTGGTGGTCATGCACGCCGGCCGCATCGTGCAGGTGGGCAGCCCCGAGGAGGTCTACCGGCGGCCACGGACCAGCTTCGTCGCGCGGGCGCTCGGGGCCACCAACCTGCTGCCCGCGACGGTGAGCGGGAGCCCGACCGGGGACGTCGTGCCGCTGCTGCTGCCGGCGGGGATCTCCGCGACCGCCCCACTCCCGGCCGGCTTGCCGGTGCAGCCGGGAGTGGAGGTGGCGGTGTCCGTCCGCCCGGGGGACCTGCGACTACGCCCCACCGCGCCGGGTGCGACCGACGGCGGGTGCGTCCTCGAGGCGCTCTTCTTCGGGGACCACGTGCAGTACTCCATCGCCCTGCCTGGGGTGGCCGCGCCGGTCAAGGCGACCGGACCGAGCGCCGGCCGGTTCGGCATCGGGGACGCCGTCCACCTCGACGTAGCCGACGACGCGGCGGCGATTGTCGCTGAGCCCCCGGTCACGGTCCCCGACGCCTCCCGGTCCGCACCACCGCCCGCAGGCCGGTGCGCTGCATGA
- a CDS encoding CoA transferase has translation MLIPGSPRALEGVRVVDVTQVMAGAYCSMLLADMGADVIKVERPDGGDDTRGMSRGSDVEVSPAFNAMNRNKRGIAVDLKDPRGVDVVRQLVRGADVLVENFRPGMLERIGLGQQALRELNAGLVYCSISGFGATGPYAGRGGYDLVAQAMSGLMSMTGEPGRPPAKVGVPICDLNAGLFAAYGVLSAYVHRLRTGEGQFVDTSLLEAGVAYTVWETAMFFATGDVARPMGSAHRLSAPYEALPTADGWIAIGAANQRNWERLCSVLGDGGLTADPRFADNAARMTHRIELSGELATRLRRRPTAEWLDLLHAAGVPTGPLYDIEQVYADPQVQAREMLVETVHPRMGRVRHIGAPVKLSATPSTVRRPAPLLGQHSREVLAEAGVPDAEIDELLAAGVLFSTPADDRTGRPGADRTPLEPTEVSA, from the coding sequence GTGCTCATCCCAGGTTCCCCGCGGGCCCTCGAGGGCGTGCGGGTCGTCGACGTGACCCAGGTCATGGCCGGGGCCTACTGCTCGATGCTGCTGGCCGACATGGGCGCTGACGTCATCAAGGTCGAGCGCCCGGACGGCGGGGACGACACCCGCGGCATGTCACGGGGGTCGGACGTGGAAGTCTCGCCCGCGTTCAACGCCATGAACCGCAACAAGCGCGGCATCGCGGTCGACCTCAAGGACCCGCGCGGCGTCGACGTCGTCCGGCAGCTGGTCCGGGGCGCCGACGTCCTGGTGGAGAACTTCCGACCAGGGATGCTCGAACGCATCGGGCTGGGCCAGCAGGCCCTGCGCGAGCTCAACGCCGGCCTCGTCTACTGCTCGATCTCCGGGTTCGGGGCCACCGGTCCCTACGCCGGGCGAGGTGGCTATGACCTGGTCGCCCAGGCGATGAGCGGCCTCATGAGCATGACCGGCGAGCCGGGACGGCCGCCGGCCAAGGTGGGCGTCCCCATCTGTGACCTCAACGCCGGCCTCTTCGCGGCCTACGGGGTCCTGTCCGCGTACGTGCACCGGCTGCGCACCGGCGAGGGGCAGTTCGTCGACACCTCGCTGCTGGAGGCCGGCGTCGCCTACACCGTCTGGGAGACGGCGATGTTCTTCGCCACCGGTGACGTTGCCCGGCCCATGGGGTCGGCTCACCGGCTGTCGGCGCCGTACGAGGCTCTCCCGACGGCCGACGGGTGGATTGCGATCGGAGCGGCCAACCAGCGCAACTGGGAGCGTCTGTGCTCCGTGCTCGGGGACGGCGGTCTGACGGCCGACCCGCGCTTCGCCGACAACGCCGCCCGGATGACTCACCGGATCGAGCTCTCCGGAGAGCTGGCGACCCGGCTGCGCCGGCGCCCCACCGCCGAGTGGCTGGACCTGCTGCACGCGGCCGGCGTCCCCACCGGGCCGCTCTACGACATCGAGCAGGTGTACGCCGATCCGCAGGTCCAGGCCCGGGAGATGCTCGTGGAGACCGTCCACCCCCGCATGGGCCGCGTCCGCCACATCGGCGCGCCCGTGAAGCTGTCGGCAACGCCGTCCACCGTCCGCCGTCCGGCCCCCCTCCTCGGCCAGCACAGCCGGGAGGTGCTCGCCGAGGCCGGCGTACCCGATGCGGAGATCGACGAGCTGCTGGCGGCCGGGGTGCTGTTCAGCACCCCGGCCGACGACCGCACCGGCCGGCCCGGGGCCGACCGCACCCCACTCGAGCCGACGGAGGTCTCGGCGTGA
- a CDS encoding IclR family transcriptional regulator, with amino-acid sequence MWNDLPHSGTTVASATVGSTKSDVNHMRSVSVALAVLEAVAERQPVGVSELARAMELPKSTMQRMLLTLGELGWIRAGAEEPTRWSLTSKAMSIGSRHRGDDEIRRVALPAMHALSAATGETVHLSVLEERRVVLIEKIESIHPVRTHTTIGNSAPLHTTASGKAILAAMPQAQARALLRAPLEALTERTQTDVPTLLEELGRAREDGYAVTVGTRHPEIAAVGAAVLGASGLPVASLSLSLPVHRFPEQSWPDLGEQVARAAAECSRELGWRPA; translated from the coding sequence GTGTGGAACGATTTGCCGCACAGTGGCACGACTGTGGCGTCGGCCACAGTAGGGAGCACGAAGAGTGACGTCAACCACATGAGAAGCGTCTCCGTCGCCCTTGCGGTCCTGGAGGCGGTCGCCGAGCGTCAGCCGGTCGGCGTGAGCGAGCTGGCCCGCGCCATGGAGCTGCCCAAGTCGACGATGCAGCGCATGCTGCTCACCCTCGGCGAACTCGGTTGGATCCGGGCCGGGGCCGAGGAGCCGACGCGTTGGTCGTTGACCTCCAAGGCGATGTCCATCGGCTCACGGCACCGCGGCGACGACGAGATCCGCCGGGTCGCCCTGCCGGCAATGCACGCGCTGTCCGCGGCGACTGGGGAGACGGTCCACCTGTCGGTGCTCGAAGAACGACGCGTCGTCCTGATCGAGAAGATCGAGAGCATCCACCCGGTGCGGACGCACACGACGATCGGCAACAGCGCACCGCTGCACACCACCGCCTCGGGCAAGGCGATCCTGGCGGCGATGCCGCAGGCGCAGGCTCGCGCACTGCTCAGGGCACCGCTCGAGGCCCTCACCGAGCGCACCCAGACCGACGTCCCCACGCTCTTGGAGGAACTGGGGCGGGCGCGGGAGGACGGCTACGCGGTCACCGTGGGCACGCGGCACCCCGAGATCGCTGCGGTGGGCGCGGCGGTCCTGGGGGCCTCGGGGCTCCCGGTGGCGTCACTGAGCCTCTCGCTCCCCGTGCACCGGTTCCCGGAACAGTCGTGGCCCGACCTCGGCGAACAGGTCGCCCGGGCCGCCGCGGAGTGCAGTCGCGAGCTCGGCTGGCGCCCGGCCTGA